The genomic stretch CCGTTCCGGCCGACCCCTGCGAAACTGGAGCCGTACGAATCGGGCATGACCCCGCTGGGCGACACGCGTGAGCGGTTCTCGGTGAAGTTCTACATGGTGGCAATCCTGTTCATCGTGTTCGACCTCGAGACGATTTTCCTGTTGTCGTGGGGAGTTGTGATGCGATCGCTGGGGTGGGAAGGGTTCGTGGCGGCGCTGATCTTCATCGTGGTGCTGACAGTCGGAATGATCTACGAATGGAAGAAAGGGGCGCTCGAGTGGGAGTAACAGAGCGCAACATGCTGCCGACGCTGCCTGGTACGGGCGGCGAGGCATCGATATTGACGACGCGTCTGGACGCGGTGGTGAACTGGGCGCGGACGAATTCGCTGTGGCCGATGCCGTTCGGCACGGCGTGCTGTGCGATCGAGATGATGGCGTCGTTCGCGACGAAGTATGACATGGCGCGTTTCGGGATGGAGCGCATGTCGTTTTCGCCGCGGCAGGCGGACATGCTGATCTGTGCGGGGCGGCTGCCGTACAAGATGGCGCCGGTACTGAGGCGGATCTGGGATCAGATGCCGCAGCCGAAGTGGTCGATCTCGATGGGTGCATGCGCGTCGACGGGCGGAGTGTTCGATGCGTACTCGATGGTTCAGGGGATCGACACGATCATCCCGGTCGACATCTATGTGCCCGGCTGCCCGCCGCGGCCGGAGGGTCTGATCTACGGGATCCTGCTGCTCCAGGAGAAGATCAAGGGTGAGGCGCTGTCGAACCAGTCGCTGCGCGAGGAGGATGCCGCCCGGACGGGGAAGCAGAATCTGCCGGCGGATGTGATCGACCAGATCGCCGTGCCATACGGCAATTCGACGAACCAGAACAAGGTGAGCGGGCTGGTTTCGACGACGGCGGTGGCGCGTCCCGCGGACCGGCAGCCGTAGTGATGAAGGACCGGGATTTCGACGAGGCGCTGAGCGGTCTCGAAACAGGGGCGGAGGCAGCGGAAGAGTCGGGTGCACCGCGCGGCGAGCCGGCGGACGCCTCATCGCATCCGAGTGTGGCTGCGCTGCGGGCGCGCTATGGTGACGCCGTGCTGCATCACACGGTGTTCGCGGGTGACGAGCACGTGGTGTACGTGGCTCCTGAGCGCGTGCGCGCGTTGCTGCGGTGGCTGCGTGATGACGAGGCGCAACGCTACGACATGCTGATCGATCTGACCGCCGTGGACTATGGCGGCGGCCGTCCGCTCGAGGTGGTATACCAGCTCTGGTCCACGACCGAACGCAGGCAGCTGCGGCTGAAGGCCACACTGCCGCTGACCGCGCTGGAGATCGATTCCGTCGTGGAGATCTGGCACTCGGCCGACTGGCTCGAGCGCGAAGTGTGGGACCTCTTCGGCATACATTTCCGCGGCCATCCGGACCTGCGCCGCATCATGATGCCCGACAACTATGCCGAAGGCCACCCGCTGCGGAAGGACTTCCCGCTGCGTGGCCGGTTCACTCGTGCGGAGCAGACCCGGCGCGCCCTGTCGATGGCCGTCGAGGACTTCTATACGCCTGACGAGCTGACCGTAGCGGGCGGTGTGATTCCGGGCGGCGAAAAGGCGCGCCAGCCCGAACCGGGTGCGTCGCAGGGCGCGGGTAAGGCAGCCGCGGAGACCGTAGCGGGCACGACGGACCGTCCGAACGATCCGGACGACTGGGCGCCGGGTGCATCGGGGTCGGC from Longimicrobiales bacterium encodes the following:
- a CDS encoding NADH-quinone oxidoreductase subunit C; the protein is MKDRDFDEALSGLETGAEAAEESGAPRGEPADASSHPSVAALRARYGDAVLHHTVFAGDEHVVYVAPERVRALLRWLRDDEAQRYDMLIDLTAVDYGGGRPLEVVYQLWSTTERRQLRLKATLPLTALEIDSVVEIWHSADWLEREVWDLFGIHFRGHPDLRRIMMPDNYAEGHPLRKDFPLRGRFTRAEQTRRALSMAVEDFYTPDELTVAGGVIPGGEKARQPEPGASQGAGKAAAETVAGTTDRPNDPDDWAPGASGSAAGGTPGPKGASS
- the ndhC gene encoding NADH-quinone oxidoreductase subunit A encodes the protein MLESYVPILILLGVTLANAVGMVVLSHLVSPFRPTPAKLEPYESGMTPLGDTRERFSVKFYMVAILFIVFDLETIFLLSWGVVMRSLGWEGFVAALIFIVVLTVGMIYEWKKGALEWE
- the nuoB gene encoding NADH-quinone oxidoreductase subunit NuoB, producing the protein MGVTERNMLPTLPGTGGEASILTTRLDAVVNWARTNSLWPMPFGTACCAIEMMASFATKYDMARFGMERMSFSPRQADMLICAGRLPYKMAPVLRRIWDQMPQPKWSISMGACASTGGVFDAYSMVQGIDTIIPVDIYVPGCPPRPEGLIYGILLLQEKIKGEALSNQSLREEDAARTGKQNLPADVIDQIAVPYGNSTNQNKVSGLVSTTAVARPADRQP